TACAACGAGCGAAGTTCAGCGGAGCGCTGCAATGGTCGCTTCAAGGATGAGTTTGGCGGCCGCAGCATTCAGGTTCGCGGCCCGGACAAGGTCATGATGCATGCCATGTTCGGTATCGTCACTTTATTTGCCGACCAGTTGCTCAAAGTCACTGGTTGCTGATGTCAAAGAACAAGAAACTGGAGCTCTGAGGGGGGACGTCCGTCCGGAAATCCGGAAAAGATCCCTTTCTGGCCTGATTTTCGGGCCCAAGCCGGCACTCATGTCCCCAGATCGTTTGTCAACGCCTCAGCTCAGAACTTTTTGCAAGAGGCTCAGTTGTATGCTTTAATCGGAGCAACGGTGTCGATTCACCGCCACAGGCAAAGTCAGGTAAAAGGTCGTTCCGATCTCTGGCGTTGGGTCGCACCAGATCGACCCGCCATGATTCTCCACAATGCGCTTGCACAGGGCCAGCCCGATTCCACTCCCTGCATATTGTTCACGGTCATGCAGCCGCTTAAACATCGCAAACACCTCCTCGGCCTGAGACGGGTCAAAACCGATACCATTGTCAGAAACCGCCACCCGAACCATGGAGGGCGCTTCGGAATCGGCTGTAGCAGAAATACGGATGGCGGGCACGATCCCTTCACGATGAAACTTAAGACTGTTGCCAATGAGGTTCTGAAACAGCTGTATCAGCTGGACCCGGTCGCCCTCAACCTCGACCGGCGCCTCACAGCTTATAGCCGCACCGGTTTCCTCAATAAGAAGCTGAAGGTTTTTCTGTGCCTCCTCCACCACCATGGTTAACGACAACTGTTCGAACGCTTTCCCTTGTGTGGTTAATCGAGAATAGGCCAGCAGATCATTGATCAATTGTTGCATGCGCTGGGCGCCATCCAGAGAATAGGCCAGAAAATCGCGCGCATCTTCATCCAGCCGATCACCATAACGATCGGCCAGCAGGCGGTTGTAACTGCTCACCATACGCAACGGCTCGCGCAGATCGTGGGAAGCAATATAGGCAAACTGCTCCAGATCACGATTGGAACGCTGCAGCTCCTTCAGCGCAACACGCAGACTCTGCTCGGCTTTCTTCCGCTGCGCGACATCAAGAACGATCGCCACATAAATAGCCTCATTATCGATCTCGACCAGCTGAAGATGGATTTCAGCCGGATAGGACAGCCCGTTTTTTCGTTGGTGGACTGTTTCAAAAACAACCTTATCCGCACGTCCTTCGACCAGTGGCTGTATCGCCTGCTTAAAAGACGCCAGATCATACTCGGGTTTGATATCAAGCGGCGTCATCTGCCTTAACTCCTGTTCTGAGTAGCCGAGATTGTCCAAGGCCGCCCGATTAGCCTGGAGAAAACGCAGCGTATCGGCATCAAAAAGGTAGATTTCATTAACCGATTGGTCAAAAATTCTATCAAATCTCTTTTTCTCCAGCTCTGAGAGCTTGCGCTCGCTGATGTCCTGATGTGTGCCAAACATCATCAGAGGCTGCCCCTCCTCCGTGCGGGACAACACCTTGCCCCGATCCAAAACCCAGACCCAGTGCCCGTCGCGGTGGCGCAGGCGGAATTCACACTCGTAGACAGGGCTATCCCCGGAAAAATGCCTTTTCAGAGCCAGCTCGGCATGCTTGAGGTCATCGGGATGAACCAGATCGCTCCAGGTTTGGATCGAAATCGGCGCCAGATCGTCGAGCGCATAACCGATCATCTCCGCCCAGCGCTCATTGAAGCGAGTCTCCCCGGTCTGTACATTCCATTCCCAGGTACCGGCACTGGTACCATGCAGGACATTATCCAGCCGCTGGCGCTCAAGCTTCAGCTGACGGCGGCTAAAATAGAGATAGATACCGAGCAGGCTGACAACCCCGAACAACATGCCTGATAAAACAAGGGTCCCACGGTAAGTCTGCCAAACATCGGCGATCCGCATTTCGGGCAATTCATCAAACGGCGCAACCCGCAGATCCCGCATCAGCTGTTCCGTCGAGGAATAATCGGCCGGCGGCTGAAAGCCCTTCAAGGCAAAAACCGAACCAGACGAGACCGGCAGTTCAACCTTGAGCAGAGCGGCGATCAGCCATTTTTTCTGCTCCGACGGCACATGGCGCAACGATGCCAGCGGCCATTCCGGGTAGAGGTGGGTCGAAACCATGACCGGATAATCGATAAACTGCTGGAGATGAATCACTTTCAACTGCGCAGGATCAATCGTGCCGGCCGCCGCCATCCGCTCGATCGTGCCGGCACGGGCGAACCCGACATCGGCCCTGCCCTCCAATACCGCCAGCACCATTTTGTCGTGGGGCAGCCCGGTCACGACATAGTGATCCGGCTGAACAAGGGGCAGGCCGGCCAGAAACAGCTCATACTGCTGCACCTGGGCGGCGCCGAACGCTGAATCGAATGCAATGGCCACCCGTTTGCCGGCCAGGTCCTCCAAACAGTTGACGGACGCATTGTCCGCACGAGCAAAAATGGTCCCGCCAAACGAATAAAACGAACGTATGCCATTGCTCCGCACCAACGTCACCAGGGGTGCGGACAGTCCATACAGCGTGCGGAAACGAATATACTGGGCCGGATTGGTAAAAACAAAATCGATCTGCCGCTCCGAGATTGCCGTTTCCAGCTCATCCTGGGCAAGGGGAAGAATACGCACGTTCAACTGCGGCTCAAGGCGA
This genomic interval from Desulfuromonas thiophila contains the following:
- a CDS encoding PhnD/SsuA/transferrin family substrate-binding protein, whose amino-acid sequence is MKCRCLWALLLGLLFVAPAQAGELTIGVLSFQPKPVAARTWSELEAYLNRLEPQLNVRILPLAQDELETAISERQIDFVFTNPAQYIRFRTLYGLSAPLVTLVRSNGIRSFYSFGGTIFARADNASVNCLEDLAGKRVAIAFDSAFGAAQVQQYELFLAGLPLVQPDHYVVTGLPHDKMVLAVLEGRADVGFARAGTIERMAAAGTIDPAQLKVIHLQQFIDYPVMVSTHLYPEWPLASLRHVPSEQKKWLIAALLKVELPVSSGSVFALKGFQPPADYSSTEQLMRDLRVAPFDELPEMRIADVWQTYRGTLVLSGMLFGVVSLLGIYLYFSRRQLKLERQRLDNVLHGTSAGTWEWNVQTGETRFNERWAEMIGYALDDLAPISIQTWSDLVHPDDLKHAELALKRHFSGDSPVYECEFRLRHRDGHWVWVLDRGKVLSRTEEGQPLMMFGTHQDISERKLSELEKKRFDRIFDQSVNEIYLFDADTLRFLQANRAALDNLGYSEQELRQMTPLDIKPEYDLASFKQAIQPLVEGRADKVVFETVHQRKNGLSYPAEIHLQLVEIDNEAIYVAIVLDVAQRKKAEQSLRVALKELQRSNRDLEQFAYIASHDLREPLRMVSSYNRLLADRYGDRLDEDARDFLAYSLDGAQRMQQLINDLLAYSRLTTQGKAFEQLSLTMVVEEAQKNLQLLIEETGAAISCEAPVEVEGDRVQLIQLFQNLIGNSLKFHREGIVPAIRISATADSEAPSMVRVAVSDNGIGFDPSQAEEVFAMFKRLHDREQYAGSGIGLALCKRIVENHGGSIWCDPTPEIGTTFYLTLPVAVNRHRCSD